One Nodularia sp. LEGE 06071 DNA segment encodes these proteins:
- a CDS encoding DUF167 domain-containing protein produces the protein MQKRVKVKPNSKEQKIEEQTDGSLTVNLKSPPVDGKANEELIKLLAKKFNVPKSHIRIKSGLSSRQKLIEIDTDI, from the coding sequence ATGCAAAAAAGAGTGAAAGTTAAACCTAATTCCAAAGAACAAAAAATTGAAGAACAAACTGATGGTAGTTTGACTGTAAACTTAAAGTCTCCGCCAGTAGATGGCAAAGCGAATGAAGAGTTAATTAAATTGTTAGCTAAGAAATTTAATGTGCCAAAATCTCATATCAGAATTAAGTCTGGTTTATCCTCTCGGCAAAAGCTGATTGAAATTGACACAGATATTTAA
- a CDS encoding DUF2231 domain-containing protein, producing the protein METTGTESNSTPFPNIPPIIESDDREYRDSGVPSTVAIAGHPLHPLTIIFPIAFLAAALGSDFGYWLTHDFFWARASLWLIGLGLLGGIIAAITGMSDFLRIERVRKRTAGWTHLILNVMILALTALNLFLRLGDPESRILPWGFFLSLVVGTLTSITGWFGAELSYRHKIGVVGAGSRRYP; encoded by the coding sequence ATGGAAACTACAGGAACAGAATCCAATTCCACACCGTTCCCAAATATTCCACCAATTATTGAAAGTGACGATAGAGAATATCGGGATAGTGGTGTACCCAGCACAGTGGCGATCGCCGGACATCCCTTACACCCCCTGACAATAATTTTTCCCATTGCTTTTTTAGCTGCTGCGTTGGGAAGCGACTTCGGCTATTGGTTAACCCATGATTTTTTCTGGGCTAGAGCCTCCCTATGGTTAATTGGACTGGGACTTCTAGGAGGTATCATCGCCGCAATCACGGGGATGAGCGACTTTTTGAGAATTGAACGTGTTCGCAAGCGCACCGCCGGCTGGACGCATTTGATTCTGAATGTCATGATTTTAGCCTTAACAGCCCTCAACTTGTTTTTACGTCTTGGAGATCCTGAATCACGGATATTACCTTGGGGATTCTTTCTCTCACTGGTTGTGGGTACGCTAACTAGCATCACTGGCTGGTTTGGGGCGGAACTTTCCTATCGGCACAAAATTGGTGTAGTAGGTGCTGGTAGCAGAAGATATCCTTAG
- a CDS encoding hemerythrin domain-containing protein, which translates to MVSSLDDTKRNAIAVKLANMKLIQQLFIENEQLFLRESTDAEISDRIRKMLEDDQKNQGVLETVMVQYGIQQQPEQIVQEMSNKIRKLMQGSELSFYEKIFQHELLKHQQVMSGVTIHKAAQKVGADVMAAISPLNTVNFENRAHQEQLKGILEVLGVRELTGQDADQGIWGRVQDAIAAFSGAVGSAVTQTSDKKDMNIQDVIRMDHNKVNILFTELLQSNDSQKIQEYFGQIYKDLTAHAEAEEEVVYPRVRSFYGENDTQELYDEQAQMKRLLDDIRAINPSAAEFKDRVRNLMDIVGDHIRQEESTMFAAIRNNLSSEQTEQLATQFKAAKSRIQTKLGGTKTGANV; encoded by the coding sequence ATGGTTAGTTCATTAGATGATACCAAACGAAATGCTATTGCCGTAAAATTGGCAAACATGAAATTAATTCAACAGTTGTTTATCGAAAACGAGCAACTGTTTTTGAGAGAATCAACAGATGCTGAAATCTCTGATCGCATCCGGAAGATGCTAGAAGATGACCAAAAAAATCAAGGCGTTCTGGAAACTGTCATGGTTCAGTATGGTATCCAACAACAACCAGAACAAATTGTCCAAGAAATGTCCAACAAAATCCGCAAATTGATGCAAGGCTCTGAATTGAGTTTCTATGAAAAAATATTTCAGCATGAATTGTTAAAGCATCAACAAGTAATGTCTGGTGTGACAATTCACAAGGCGGCTCAAAAAGTTGGTGCTGACGTAATGGCGGCCATTAGTCCTTTAAATACCGTTAACTTTGAAAACCGCGCTCACCAAGAGCAACTTAAAGGTATTTTAGAAGTTTTGGGTGTTCGTGAACTGACTGGACAAGATGCAGATCAAGGGATTTGGGGAAGAGTTCAAGATGCGATCGCTGCTTTTAGTGGCGCGGTCGGTAGCGCTGTTACCCAAACCAGTGACAAAAAGGATATGAATATCCAGGATGTGATTCGTATGGATCACAATAAAGTAAATATCCTGTTTACAGAATTACTGCAAAGCAACGATTCACAAAAGATTCAAGAGTATTTCGGTCAAATTTACAAAGACTTAACAGCTCATGCTGAAGCAGAAGAGGAAGTAGTTTATCCTAGAGTACGTTCTTTCTACGGTGAGAACGACACCCAAGAACTTTATGACGAACAAGCCCAAATGAAACGGCTATTAGATGACATCCGGGCTATTAATCCATCTGCTGCTGAATTTAAAGATAGAGTCAGAAATTTGATGGATATTGTCGGCGATCATATTCGTCAAGAGGAAAGCACAATGTTTGCTGCTATTCGCAACAACTTGAGTAGTGAACAAACTGAGCAACTAGCGACACAATTTAAAGCTGCTAAGAGCCGAATTCAAACAAAATTGGGCGGTACTAAGACTGGAGCCAATGTTTAG
- a CDS encoding M20 family metallopeptidase: MLTRIKDLATKLAPRLIEIRRHIHSHPELSGQEYQTSAFVAGVLSSSGLHVQEGIGKTGVIGELENTGTDKRVLAIRTDMDALPIQERTKLEYASRTEGVMHACGHDVHTTVGLGTAMVLSQITEELGAKVRFLFQPAEEIAQGANWMVNDGAMANVSAILGVHVFPSIPAGSIGIRYGALTAAADDLEIIIIGESGHGARPHEAIDAIWIASQVITSLQQAISRTQNPLRPVVLSIGKITGGRAPNVIADHVQLLGTVRSLHPETRSQLPNWIENIVANVCHSFGARYQVNYRQGVPSVQNDYSITQLLQSSAEEAWSSDRVQVLPEPSLGAEDFSVYLEHAPGSMFRLGVGYKERIINHPLHHPEFEVDESAIITGVVTMAYAAYKYCQ; this comes from the coding sequence ATGCTCACCCGTATAAAAGACTTAGCCACAAAATTAGCACCCCGCTTAATTGAAATTCGCCGCCATATCCACTCTCACCCAGAACTTAGCGGTCAGGAATACCAAACATCTGCCTTTGTGGCTGGTGTGTTGTCTTCCAGTGGTCTCCATGTCCAAGAGGGGATTGGTAAAACTGGGGTGATTGGAGAACTGGAAAATACTGGCACAGATAAGCGTGTATTGGCAATTCGGACTGATATGGATGCTTTGCCGATTCAAGAACGGACAAAGTTAGAATATGCTTCTCGTACAGAAGGTGTCATGCACGCTTGCGGTCATGATGTCCACACCACTGTGGGCTTAGGAACAGCAATGGTACTGTCGCAAATAACAGAGGAATTGGGCGCTAAAGTGCGGTTTTTATTTCAACCAGCCGAGGAAATTGCTCAAGGGGCAAACTGGATGGTGAATGATGGGGCGATGGCAAATGTCTCAGCTATCTTAGGCGTTCATGTTTTCCCTTCCATACCCGCAGGATCTATTGGTATCCGTTACGGCGCATTGACAGCTGCTGCTGACGATTTAGAGATTATCATTATCGGAGAATCTGGACATGGGGCGCGTCCTCATGAAGCGATTGATGCGATTTGGATTGCTTCACAAGTGATTACTTCATTGCAACAGGCTATTAGCCGCACACAGAATCCTTTGCGTCCTGTGGTGTTGAGTATCGGGAAGATTACTGGTGGCCGAGCGCCCAATGTGATTGCTGATCATGTACAGTTGTTGGGAACAGTGCGATCGCTTCATCCGGAAACCCGGAGTCAACTGCCCAACTGGATTGAAAATATTGTCGCTAACGTCTGCCATTCTTTCGGGGCGCGTTATCAAGTCAATTATCGCCAAGGCGTACCGAGTGTGCAGAATGATTATTCTATCACCCAATTGTTACAATCGTCGGCTGAAGAAGCTTGGAGTAGCGATCGCGTCCAAGTCTTACCTGAACCTTCCCTTGGCGCTGAAGACTTTTCTGTTTATTTAGAACACGCCCCCGGTTCCATGTTTCGCTTAGGTGTCGGCTACAAAGAGAGAATTATTAATCACCCATTACACCATCCTGAATTTGAAGTTGATGAATCTGCCATTATCACCGGGGTTGTGACGATGGCTTACGCCGCTTATAAATATTGTCAATGA
- a CDS encoding protein kinase domain-containing protein translates to MSHITPNAVHCINPDCQRPYPQPWGNKFCNSCGALLQMLDRYVPLQPLGSGGFAQIYTVWDEKTQTEKVLKVLVEHSPKALELFTQEAEVLIKLRHQGVPKVEPDGYFQINLPNPKPRQLACLVMEKINGQTLEKILENYPQGCPESWVLNWFSQAVKILQELHKRQIIHRDIKPSNLMLRTVSPTPGVNQEELVLIDFGGVKQFNTAKLRRESSSTKLYSSGYSPPEQMIGNNVGPAADFYALGRTMIELLTGKYPPELGDPDTGVLRWRNQINVNPKLADLLDEMVLEDVRSRPVNAVIIQKRLNKIIRTSSQSKLFFPQKHFVQQATTQVSRKFALSIQAIEQALGNLTKAIGTTIILIAQAILKVLQAFLATIWAMLLTGLGAFLGTITGFIVAYRTVLGEQVSAYIFSQLPELVSNTQAVMATEIIVFVGAGLGTAWGLTISGCFGQRRRFLVASLMGMISYGLSCLVWQLNTTQDSGEGLLAVILVAVFLFTLSISFRSHHIVHALVAAFGTAIIFAILIVFGFPTTVFQFSAQPLWSALSLPIAFFSLVSLLISFWLGVSYYLIVPGLRFLGWR, encoded by the coding sequence GTGTCCCACATCACTCCGAATGCGGTTCACTGCATAAATCCTGATTGTCAACGTCCTTATCCTCAACCTTGGGGAAACAAATTTTGTAACAGCTGTGGCGCACTGCTACAGATGCTAGATCGTTATGTCCCTCTCCAACCATTGGGATCAGGAGGATTCGCCCAAATTTACACAGTTTGGGATGAAAAAACCCAGACAGAGAAAGTCCTGAAAGTGTTGGTGGAACATTCCCCAAAAGCCCTGGAATTATTTACACAAGAGGCAGAGGTTTTAATTAAGTTGCGGCATCAGGGTGTTCCCAAAGTAGAACCTGATGGTTATTTTCAGATCAATTTACCCAATCCGAAACCGCGTCAACTAGCTTGTCTGGTGATGGAAAAAATTAACGGTCAGACTTTGGAAAAGATCCTCGAAAATTATCCTCAAGGATGTCCAGAGTCTTGGGTGTTAAATTGGTTTTCTCAGGCTGTAAAAATTTTACAGGAATTGCACAAACGCCAGATTATTCACCGGGACATCAAACCTTCTAATTTGATGTTGCGAACTGTCTCCCCAACTCCAGGGGTAAACCAGGAGGAACTGGTATTAATTGATTTCGGTGGGGTAAAACAATTTAATACCGCTAAACTGCGTCGAGAGTCGAGTTCAACTAAATTATATTCTTCTGGTTACAGTCCCCCAGAACAGATGATTGGGAATAACGTGGGGCCTGCGGCTGATTTTTATGCCCTCGGTCGGACGATGATTGAATTGCTTACGGGTAAATATCCGCCGGAGTTGGGAGATCCTGACACTGGGGTGCTGCGCTGGCGCAATCAGATCAACGTTAACCCGAAACTAGCAGATTTACTAGATGAAATGGTACTAGAAGATGTGCGATCGCGTCCTGTAAATGCGGTAATTATTCAGAAACGCTTGAATAAGATTATCCGGACATCTTCCCAGTCTAAGTTATTTTTCCCACAAAAGCACTTCGTTCAGCAAGCCACAACCCAGGTTTCCCGCAAATTTGCACTCTCAATACAAGCTATTGAGCAAGCATTAGGCAATTTGACCAAAGCTATCGGCACAACCATTATTTTGATAGCTCAGGCAATTCTCAAAGTCTTACAAGCTTTTTTGGCGACAATTTGGGCAATGCTACTAACTGGGTTGGGGGCTTTTTTAGGTACAATAACTGGCTTTATCGTAGCCTATAGAACAGTCTTAGGCGAGCAAGTTTCTGCATATATTTTTAGTCAGCTACCCGAATTAGTCAGCAATACTCAAGCTGTGATGGCCACAGAAATTATAGTGTTTGTCGGCGCAGGCTTGGGAACTGCATGGGGACTGACCATATCGGGGTGTTTTGGTCAACGACGACGGTTTTTAGTAGCATCGCTCATGGGTATGATCAGCTATGGGCTTAGTTGCTTAGTTTGGCAATTAAACACCACCCAAGATAGCGGTGAAGGACTATTGGCAGTAATTTTAGTGGCAGTTTTTCTATTCACCTTGAGTATAAGTTTTCGCAGCCATCACATAGTTCATGCTCTGGTTGCGGCATTTGGCACTGCAATCATCTTCGCAATATTAATTGTTTTTGGCTTTCCCACTACTGTCTTTCAATTTTCGGCGCAGCCTCTGTGGTCGGCATTATCCTTACCCATTGCTTTTTTTAGTTTAGTGAGTCTCTTGATCAGCTTTTGGCTAGGGGTGAGTTATTACCTGATTGTGCCTGGGTTGCGCTTTTTGGGGTGGCGTTAA
- a CDS encoding 2-hydroxyacid dehydrogenase: MKIAVFSTKAYDRQFLAAANSSAQHELVFFEPRLNRNTAILAAGFPAVCVFVHDLVDAPTLKILASGGTRLIALRCAGFNNVDLQAAADLGIKVVRVPAYSPYGVAEHAVGLILSLNRKIHHAYNRVRESNFSLTGLLGFNLNGRTVGIIGTGKIGLILGQIMKGFGCNILAYDVYRNAELEQLGGKYVELPELFANSDIISLHCPLMPETHHLINAESIAQMKPRVMLINTSRGALIDTQAVIEGLKSRKIGFLGVDVYEQESDLFFEDLSGEIIQDDVFQRLTTFPNVLITGHQAFFTEEALHNIAETTFANIADIEQGRSCANEIMYQPEVEAKALLK; the protein is encoded by the coding sequence ATGAAAATAGCAGTCTTCAGTACAAAGGCCTATGATCGACAGTTTTTAGCAGCTGCAAATTCATCTGCCCAACATGAGTTGGTGTTTTTTGAACCCCGCTTAAATCGGAATACTGCGATTTTAGCGGCGGGATTTCCGGCTGTTTGCGTATTTGTGCATGATCTGGTAGATGCCCCTACTTTAAAAATTCTCGCTTCCGGGGGAACTCGCCTCATTGCCCTCCGGTGTGCCGGATTTAATAATGTCGATTTACAAGCCGCAGCAGATTTGGGGATTAAAGTTGTGCGTGTTCCTGCCTATTCACCCTATGGAGTAGCAGAACACGCCGTGGGTTTGATTTTGAGCCTGAATCGCAAAATTCATCATGCCTATAACCGCGTCCGGGAAAGTAATTTTTCGCTCACAGGACTGTTGGGATTTAACTTGAATGGTCGCACAGTTGGGATTATTGGCACGGGCAAAATCGGTCTAATTTTGGGACAGATTATGAAGGGTTTTGGCTGCAATATACTAGCCTATGATGTCTATCGCAACGCCGAACTAGAGCAACTGGGTGGGAAATATGTAGAGTTGCCTGAGCTATTTGCTAACTCTGATATCATTTCCTTACATTGTCCCCTGATGCCTGAAACTCATCACTTGATCAATGCCGAGTCCATAGCCCAAATGAAGCCCAGGGTGATGTTAATCAATACTAGTCGAGGAGCGCTGATTGATACTCAAGCCGTGATTGAAGGTCTGAAGTCACGCAAAATAGGTTTTTTGGGTGTGGATGTCTACGAACAAGAATCAGATTTGTTCTTTGAGGATTTGTCTGGCGAAATCATTCAAGATGATGTTTTTCAACGCTTGACAACATTTCCTAACGTTTTGATTACTGGACATCAAGCCTTTTTTACTGAAGAAGCTCTGCACAATATTGCCGAAACAACTTTTGCTAATATTGCGGATATTGAACAGGGTCGTTCTTGTGCGAATGAGATTATGTATCAACCAGAAGTTGAAGCTAAGGCGCTGCTTAAGTAA
- a CDS encoding M50 family metallopeptidase: MKEPGKDFHTRPTSFTPPAVESMGLTWLIAAAIATILLWQIPGGDYILYPFSILATWFHEMGHGLMALLLGGRFHQLQIFSNGSGVATYSISRALGPIGPALVAAAGPMGPSLAGAGLILASRTFTVTSLSLKFLGGFLLLSTLLWVRSWFGLLAIPILGIIILGISLKAPRWIQEFAIQFLGVQACVSVYHQINYLFSYSAGPLGLSDTGQMQKYLLLPYWFWGGLMAIASLVILAQSLRIAYRSE, from the coding sequence ATGAAGGAACCAGGAAAAGATTTTCACACACGGCCAACTAGCTTTACTCCGCCAGCCGTTGAATCTATGGGGCTAACTTGGCTAATTGCCGCAGCGATCGCGACTATTCTGTTGTGGCAAATTCCAGGAGGCGATTACATTTTATACCCTTTTAGTATCTTGGCAACTTGGTTCCATGAAATGGGTCACGGCTTGATGGCTCTGCTCTTAGGGGGACGGTTTCACCAATTACAAATTTTTAGTAATGGTTCCGGCGTTGCTACTTATAGCATTTCACGGGCTTTAGGGCCAATTGGCCCGGCTTTAGTCGCCGCCGCCGGTCCGATGGGGCCATCTCTGGCCGGAGCCGGTTTGATTCTGGCTTCTCGTACTTTTACCGTAACTTCCCTGAGTTTAAAGTTTCTGGGTGGTTTTTTGTTACTTTCAACATTACTTTGGGTACGTTCTTGGTTTGGATTGCTGGCAATTCCCATCCTGGGGATAATTATTTTGGGTATTTCCCTGAAAGCTCCTCGGTGGATACAAGAGTTCGCTATTCAATTTCTGGGTGTACAAGCTTGTGTGAGTGTGTACCACCAAATAAATTATTTATTTAGCTATAGTGCTGGGCCTTTAGGACTTTCTGATACCGGACAAATGCAAAAGTATCTACTTTTACCTTACTGGTTTTGGGGTGGATTGATGGCGATCGCATCTCTGGTGATTTTAGCCCAAAGTCTCCGCATCGCCTATCGTTCGGAGTAA
- a CDS encoding FHA domain-containing protein: MIVCPNCNHPNPDGAVQCEACYTPLPTTSNCPNCGATVQADAAFCGQCGYNLHSSAAPAAATSVATVAPDISIEVPPLIEPDPLLELLQPDALGINSDPNPPAASPLPPTAISVSPPEASAPPTPTVAAEPIFSEPEVLTPPPEPEPEPEPVAMAAPEPEPEPEPVAVETPAPEPEPVAVAPSPAPFASMTQLQQVTARLFHVQSDREIELPQTLSVIHIGKPNDRIPPDVDVSGFSNSEIVSRIHADIRIEGDSHYIEDVGSSNGTYINNSPLLPGNRHRLRAGDRISLGKGDLVTFLFQLA, translated from the coding sequence ATGATCGTCTGTCCTAATTGCAATCACCCCAATCCAGACGGCGCTGTCCAGTGTGAAGCTTGTTATACGCCGTTACCAACCACTAGTAACTGCCCTAACTGCGGCGCAACTGTCCAAGCAGATGCTGCTTTCTGCGGTCAATGTGGTTATAATCTCCACTCAAGTGCTGCACCTGCTGCTGCCACATCTGTGGCCACCGTTGCCCCCGACATCTCCATAGAAGTACCACCGTTAATTGAACCTGATCCGCTTTTAGAACTTTTACAACCAGATGCTTTGGGAATTAACTCAGATCCCAATCCGCCGGCTGCTTCACCCCTACCGCCAACAGCAATTTCTGTGTCACCACCAGAAGCATCAGCGCCACCTACACCGACTGTTGCAGCTGAACCTATCTTTTCTGAGCCAGAAGTGCTGACTCCACCCCCAGAGCCAGAACCAGAACCGGAACCTGTGGCAATGGCAGCGCCAGAACCAGAACCAGAACCGGAACCTGTGGCAGTGGAAACACCCGCACCAGAACCAGAACCTGTGGCAGTGGCACCGAGTCCCGCCCCATTTGCTTCCATGACGCAATTGCAGCAGGTAACTGCACGGTTATTCCATGTCCAAAGCGATCGCGAAATTGAATTGCCGCAAACTCTGTCTGTGATTCACATCGGTAAACCCAATGACCGGATTCCCCCAGATGTGGATGTTTCCGGGTTTTCTAATTCGGAAATTGTCTCACGAATACACGCAGATATTCGGATTGAGGGAGATTCTCACTACATCGAAGATGTGGGCAGTTCTAATGGTACTTACATTAATAACTCGCCTTTATTACCGGGTAACCGTCACCGTCTGAGAGCAGGCGATCGCATCAGTCTGGGTAAGGGAGATTTGGTAACGTTTCTCTTTCAACTGGCTTAA
- the pgl gene encoding 6-phosphogluconolactonase translates to MNKKVEVLPDISALVARSLELILSQLSTAIEQRGQFTIALAGGSTPKPLYEAIADQKLPWDKIHIFWGDERYVPADHPDSNELMARRAWLDRVDIPAANIHSVPTLDGDPTVSAAKYEQHLREFFNSSPQDFPALDVVLLGMGDDAHTASLFPHTPALKVHDRLITVGNKDGNPRITFTYPFINAARSVIFVVAGANKRPALAQVFAAVADDFTYPSRLIQPQGELLWLLDAAAGSELPA, encoded by the coding sequence ATGAATAAAAAGGTTGAAGTTCTCCCAGATATTTCTGCATTAGTAGCGCGATCGCTAGAGTTAATTCTTTCTCAGTTATCAACCGCCATTGAACAACGGGGACAATTTACCATCGCCTTAGCTGGTGGTAGTACACCAAAGCCATTGTACGAGGCGATCGCTGATCAAAAACTGCCTTGGGATAAAATTCATATCTTTTGGGGCGATGAACGTTATGTACCAGCAGATCATCCCGATAGCAATGAACTAATGGCGCGGCGGGCGTGGTTAGACCGCGTTGATATCCCCGCCGCTAACATTCACTCTGTACCCACTTTAGATGGAGATCCCACAGTATCAGCCGCCAAATACGAACAGCATCTGCGAGAATTTTTTAATTCTTCCCCCCAGGACTTTCCGGCTTTGGATGTAGTATTGCTAGGAATGGGTGATGATGCACATACCGCATCTTTGTTTCCTCACACCCCGGCTTTAAAAGTGCATGACCGGCTGATTACTGTGGGTAACAAAGACGGCAACCCTCGCATAACCTTCACATACCCATTTATCAATGCTGCACGCAGTGTTATTTTTGTGGTTGCTGGTGCGAATAAACGTCCAGCTTTAGCTCAAGTCTTCGCGGCTGTAGCAGATGACTTCACTTATCCATCCCGGTTAATTCAACCCCAAGGCGAACTTTTGTGGTTACTGGATGCAGCAGCAGGTTCGGAACTCCCAGCTTAA
- the rph gene encoding ribonuclease PH has translation MVWQRPDGRQPYELRPISFHPGFTRFAPGSVLTRFGDTQVLCTVSVSEGVPKFLAGTGKGWLTSEYRMLPSATQERQARELLKLSGRTQEIQRLIGRSLRGAIDFQALGERTLTVDADVLQADAGTRTAAITGGFVALAHAVSQLLQQGVLERSPLCGQVAAVSVGLLQGEPYLDLNYIEDVAATVDFNVVMNQHLGIIEVQGTAEAGSYSRTQLNQLLDFGEKGIQQLLMAQREAIAGWDQLFVSE, from the coding sequence ATGGTTTGGCAGCGTCCCGATGGTCGGCAACCCTACGAACTCCGTCCCATCAGCTTTCATCCCGGTTTTACCCGCTTTGCTCCCGGTTCCGTCCTGACACGATTTGGAGACACTCAGGTACTTTGTACTGTCAGTGTTAGTGAAGGAGTGCCGAAGTTTTTAGCTGGAACGGGCAAAGGTTGGTTAACATCTGAGTATCGGATGTTACCTTCAGCTACACAAGAACGGCAAGCACGGGAATTGTTGAAGTTGTCTGGACGAACTCAAGAAATTCAACGTTTAATTGGACGTAGTTTACGGGGAGCAATTGATTTTCAAGCTTTGGGAGAACGAACGCTGACTGTAGATGCTGATGTGTTACAAGCAGATGCTGGCACTAGAACAGCGGCGATTACAGGCGGGTTTGTGGCTTTAGCTCATGCGGTGTCTCAATTATTGCAGCAGGGTGTATTAGAGCGATCGCCTTTATGTGGGCAAGTAGCAGCAGTATCTGTGGGTTTATTGCAAGGCGAGCCATATTTAGATTTAAACTACATTGAAGATGTGGCAGCAACTGTAGATTTCAACGTGGTGATGAATCAACACTTGGGTATAATTGAAGTCCAGGGAACGGCAGAAGCCGGCAGTTATAGCCGGACTCAGTTAAATCAGCTACTAGATTTTGGCGAAAAAGGTATCCAGCAGTTGTTAATGGCTCAAAGAGAGGCGATCGCCGGCTGGGATCAGCTGTTTGTGAGCGAGTAG
- a CDS encoding nucleoside monophosphate kinase → MRLVFLGGSGSGKSTQAQRLCRNFDIPQISTGEILREAMADVSDLGRYAQPYVTKGELVPDEIMIEFIRLQLQKPKVNQGWVLEGYPRTAFQAEELDFLLDDLGQKLDWAIYLQVPEAIMVSRSLGRSLPDDQPEIVQRRVELFYDRTVPILEYYDRRRRLLTINGDQLPEMVQQNISTLLSMP, encoded by the coding sequence GTGAGATTAGTGTTTTTGGGAGGTTCAGGATCGGGGAAAAGCACCCAAGCACAAAGGCTGTGCAGAAATTTTGACATACCTCAAATTTCCACAGGTGAGATTTTACGAGAAGCGATGGCTGATGTGAGTGATTTAGGTCGCTATGCACAACCCTATGTCACAAAGGGCGAGCTAGTCCCGGATGAAATCATGATTGAATTTATCCGTTTGCAACTTCAAAAGCCGAAAGTGAATCAGGGTTGGGTCTTAGAGGGTTATCCTCGGACTGCGTTTCAAGCTGAGGAATTGGATTTTTTGTTGGATGATTTAGGGCAAAAGTTGGATTGGGCGATTTATTTACAAGTCCCAGAAGCTATTATGGTTAGTCGCTCTTTGGGGCGTTCTCTTCCAGATGACCAACCCGAAATTGTGCAACGTCGGGTAGAATTATTTTACGATCGCACCGTCCCCATCCTAGAATATTACGACCGTCGCCGCCGCCTGTTGACTATCAACGGTGACCAATTACCAGAGATGGTACAGCAAAACATTTCGACTCTGCTTTCTATGCCCTGA
- a CDS encoding P-loop NTPase family protein, whose amino-acid sequence MIAQSETPSLNSTLSLPYPVAGLVQVFTSTQRNFFTDVIAQSLRIAGQGTPVLVVQFLKGGIRQGQERPIQLGQNLDWIRCDLPRCIDTPHLDAAEDQALQQLWQYTQQVVSESKYALVVLDELSLAINFGLIPETEVLEFLAQRPPHVDIILTGTQMPKSLLDMADQITEIRRSHRP is encoded by the coding sequence ATGATTGCCCAATCAGAAACTCCCAGCCTCAATTCAACTCTCAGCTTACCGTATCCAGTTGCCGGACTAGTGCAAGTTTTTACTAGTACACAACGTAATTTTTTTACCGATGTTATAGCCCAATCGCTGAGAATTGCCGGCCAAGGTACACCAGTATTGGTAGTACAATTTCTGAAAGGCGGTATTCGTCAAGGTCAAGAGCGACCAATTCAATTAGGGCAAAATTTAGATTGGATTCGCTGTGATTTGCCTCGCTGCATCGACACACCGCATCTAGACGCAGCCGAAGACCAAGCTTTACAACAACTTTGGCAATATACACAACAAGTAGTCAGCGAGAGTAAATATGCTCTCGTAGTTTTAGATGAATTAAGTTTAGCGATTAACTTTGGCTTAATTCCTGAAACAGAAGTTTTAGAATTTCTCGCACAACGCCCCCCTCATGTGGATATTATTCTTACAGGAACCCAGATGCCGAAATCTCTCTTAGATATGGCAGACCAAATTACCGAAATCCGTCGCAGTCATCGACCTTAA
- the dcd gene encoding dCTP deaminase, which produces MLKNDKWIIEQAKLGMISPFESSLVRQIEDRRVISYGLSSYGYDLRLSPTDFRIFRHIPGTIVNPKRFNPDNLESIALQSDEDGSFFIIPANSYALGVSLERLRIPANITVICIGKSTMARCGIIANITPAEASWEGFLTLEFSNASSADCRVYANEGVLQLLFLEGEPCQTTYAERFGKYQNQPQTVTIAKV; this is translated from the coding sequence GTGCTGAAAAATGATAAATGGATTATTGAACAAGCCAAACTAGGGATGATTTCGCCATTTGAAAGTTCTCTAGTGCGGCAGATTGAAGACAGGCGAGTCATTAGTTACGGTTTGTCTAGCTATGGCTATGATTTAAGATTATCTCCTACAGATTTTCGGATTTTTAGACATATTCCAGGTACGATTGTTAATCCCAAGCGGTTCAATCCTGACAACCTAGAATCTATTGCACTGCAATCTGATGAAGATGGATCATTTTTCATTATTCCCGCAAATTCATATGCTTTGGGTGTTTCCCTGGAACGATTGCGGATTCCTGCGAACATCACAGTTATTTGTATTGGAAAATCAACTATGGCTCGTTGTGGAATTATTGCCAACATAACTCCTGCGGAAGCTTCATGGGAAGGCTTCTTGACTCTGGAGTTTAGCAATGCTTCTAGTGCTGACTGTCGCGTCTACGCTAATGAGGGTGTGTTGCAGCTACTCTTTTTAGAAGGGGAGCCATGTCAAACAACTTACGCCGAGCGCTTTGGCAAATATCAAAATCAACCACAAACTGTCACCATTGCCAAGGTGTAA